GAGGAAGCCATAGCCAGGGTGAACAGCGTCCACGCCTGCTTGTTTAGCGACTTCGATAATCTTTTTATAATTCAAATAACTCTCTTTAGAAGGAGAAGGCCCGATATGATAAGCCTCGTCCGCCAAAAAGACATGAAGACTGTCGCGATCCGCGTCCGAGAAAACCGCTACAGACGCAATACCCAACTCACGGCAAGCGCGAGTGATACGAATGGCGATCTCTCCACGGTTGGCGATCAGGATTTTTTTAAATAATGCCATAATCTTTCCTTAATCCAGTTCCGAAACACTTCTTAAAGAGGAATGTTTCCGTGTTTCTTCGCTGGAGTGATATCGCGTTTATGTTTAAGCATTTCCAAAGAATCAATGATGCGCTTACGAGTCATCGCAGGCTCAATCACTTCATCCGTGTAGCCAAGTTCAGCAGATACGTATGGATTGCTGAATTTCGCTTCGTACTCTGCTGTTAAACGAGCTTTTTCCGCAGCAGGATCTTTCGCTTTCGAAATTTCTTCGCGGCTGATGATGCTCACGGCACCTTCAGCGCCCATCACCGCGATTTCCGCAGACGGGTAAGCCAAGTTGACGTCAGAGCGAAGAAGTTTAGATCCCATCACGATATAAGCACCACCGTACGCCTTACGTGTGATCACAGTGATTTTTGGAACTGTTGCTTCCGCATAAGCGTAAAGAAGTTTCGCACCGTGAGTGATGATGCCGTTCCACTCTTGATCTTTACCAGGCAAGAAACCAGGAACGTCGACGAAAGAAACGATAGGAATGTTGAAGGCATCACAGAAACGGATGAAGCGCGCCGCTTTACGAGATGCTTCGATGTTCAAGCAGCCTGCCAAAACATTCGGTTGGTTTGCAACGATACCAACAGGACGACCGTTGAAACGTGCAAAACCTACAATGATGTTTTGAGCAAAGTGTTTGTGAACCTCCAAGAAGTAACCTTCGTCCACGCACTCCGTGATAACTGAAAGCATGTCGTAAGGTTTCTTAGGATTTTCAGGGATCAATGTGTTCAGCGTTTCCGTCACGCGATCAGGACGATCATTTGTCGGAAGCACAGGAGCATCATCCAAATTGTTTGAAGGAAGGAAGTTCATCAACTCGCGGATCAAAAGCAAGCAGTGCTTGTCGTCTTCCGCAGCGAAGTGCGCGACACCTGATTTTGCAGAGTGAGTTGTTGCTCCACCCAGTTCTTCTTTGGTCACTTCTTCATGAGTCACGGTTTTAATAACATCTGGACCTGTGACAAACATGTAGCTTGTGTTCTTAACCATGAACACGAAGTCCGTGATTGACGGAGAGTAAACTGCACCACCCGCGCATGGCCCCATGATCGCCGTGATTTGCGGGATCAAGCCGGAAGACATTGTGTTGCGAGTGAAAATGTCAGCGTAACCGCCAAGCGATTCAATTCCTTCTTGAATACGCGCTCCACCAGAGTCGTTGATAGAGATAAAGGGCGCTCCGTTCTTCATCGCAAGATCCATCACTTTGCAAATCTTGTTCGCTTGTGTGCGAGACATCGATCCGCCAATAACCGTAAAGTCTTGGGAAGAAAGATAGATGAGTTTTCCGTTGATACGACCGTAACCAGTGACAACACCGTCACCTGGAACAACGTTTTTATCCATGCCGAAGTTTGTACAGCGATGTGTGACGAAGCGATCCATTTCAACAAAGCTTCCTGGAT
This region of Bdellovibrio sp. 22V genomic DNA includes:
- a CDS encoding acyl-CoA carboxylase subunit beta, which gives rise to MSTEIPSGIQARLADLEKRNEAAMNGGGAARLAKHKQGGRLTARERIDVLVDPGSFVEMDRFVTHRCTNFGMDKNVVPGDGVVTGYGRINGKLIYLSSQDFTVIGGSMSRTQANKICKVMDLAMKNGAPFISINDSGGARIQEGIESLGGYADIFTRNTMSSGLIPQITAIMGPCAGGAVYSPSITDFVFMVKNTSYMFVTGPDVIKTVTHEEVTKEELGGATTHSAKSGVAHFAAEDDKHCLLLIRELMNFLPSNNLDDAPVLPTNDRPDRVTETLNTLIPENPKKPYDMLSVITECVDEGYFLEVHKHFAQNIIVGFARFNGRPVGIVANQPNVLAGCLNIEASRKAARFIRFCDAFNIPIVSFVDVPGFLPGKDQEWNGIITHGAKLLYAYAEATVPKITVITRKAYGGAYIVMGSKLLRSDVNLAYPSAEIAVMGAEGAVSIISREEISKAKDPAAEKARLTAEYEAKFSNPYVSAELGYTDEVIEPAMTRKRIIDSLEMLKHKRDITPAKKHGNIPL